GACAAAGGTGTGACAGGCTTTTAGAAGGAGCAAAGGGCTGTAGGGTGGGGACATAGGCAGCCCCAACATGTCCATGTGGGTGCAGAGAACCCTTCCCCAGGCCCCAAGAAAACTTAGGTGGCCTTGCCCCACCCAGTCACTAGGTTGAGATGTCCTCAACGGCCATGTTGCGTTTTAGGGGTATAAGGCCCGGAAGCCAACACTGCTCGTGTGGACCTGAGGACCCCCAACAGTTTCTTGGGTACCGTTAGCACATGCCAGAACCCCCTGCAGGGCGACCCACGAGAAGCTGCACTACCACTGGGCCTGTGGGGCCCCCAATGACTTAAGAGCCTGGCATCGGCAGCTTACGGTGGTCAGGCTGCCATGTGTGGATGGCCCTGGGAGAGTCGTCAGCAGAGTAGGGCCTGGTCCTGCCGGGAGTCCCCTCCATGGTCATGGACAGTGGATGACTGGGGCACCCCAAGCCTATAGGGGATGGTGCCCCCGCCTCACACTTTATCTTCCAGCCAGCAGATGCTGAGCCCAACCGTCTCTATGGTGGAGCAAATGGAACAACTCTGGGGCCTCTGAGGTGGCACAAGACACTTTGCCAGCCGGGTTACCCTTGTGGGTGAGGGTAGACAAGGGGCAGCAGCTCTGGCCTTGGGTGCTGTCCAGTGTGGGGAACAAGACCCTGACAGACACAGGGCAGTCAGGGGTACTCGCCGGGCCCTAGAGAGGTATCTGCCCCACCACCAAGGCTGTCAGATGGGCGGCGCAGGTTTGAGGAGACACCCCAACTCCCTAGAGGCCCCAACTGCAGGGGTACAGGGGTTCGGGTGGTCAGTGTCAAGGGTGTCAAGCAGAGAGGCTGCCAATTGCGCTCTCAAAGCCCATGTCCCTGCCACACCAGGACACGGAGGCCTGGAGCAGGTGTGTCCCATGGGCCAGGTACCCTCAGAGCTGTGGCTCAGAGTGACAAGTCAGAGCCCAGAGATATTCCTACCATCAGTTTATTGAATAAAAGCGACTGACTtcctggctggctgctggctctCAGCCGCGCGGCCCCAATGAACAGTTGCAGTCCAGGCCCTGGACCACAGTGGAGTTAGGACACCGTGAGGCAGGCACAGCCAGGTGTGCTTCTAGAACCTTCCTCCAGCGCCCAACAAAGCTCATAGCTCCTTGGTGACGAGAAGGGCCTCTTCCTAtggtggaggcagggaggtgaCCTCCCAGCTGTGCCCAGGCTTTCAGTTTTCAGTGTGGGGCTTCTTGCCAGGCAGCACAGGGGCAAGCAAGTCCATGGCCCATGGGGGCACCTGCACTGAGACCCGGCTGGGAAGAAAATGGAGGCCCCCATCTGGTCCAGGCCAGGCTGAGGGAGGTCCGCAGGAGGCCATGGGAGGCAGTTTGTCACCACGACCTGGGCAGGGCATctggaagaggcaggaagggaagctGTCAGTGGCCTGACTAGGGTGGGGCCTACACCCCAGCACCCTAGCCTGCAGCACCTATCTAAACACGCTCGGGCTCCGGCTCatcgtcgtcctcctcctcctcctcctcctcggtgCAGCCCTTGTCCAGTGGTGCCTCCCCGTCCCGGGCCAGCTCCTCCACGTGTGCCAGCATGTCGGCCATCAGTGCCTCCTCCAGGCGCTTGCGCACCTGCTGCAccagctcctcctgcttcctgggaACACAGGCTCTGACAGGGTGCACAGCCCACAGGCGCCCACCACACCCTTTCCATCAGCTGCGGGGACCCACTTCTCTCTGGACATTTTCAACTTTTCACAGCCAAGCTATGTAGAAGCCACGTGCACACAGGAGCGGGCAGACCACTCACGGTGGCCCAGAATCTAGTTCTGGGACCTGCTCTTGTCCCCACCTTGCTTATCTCCCTGGTCTGAGACAGTGAACCTGGCCCAAGTGCCCAGAGCTGCTTCCCTAGCGACACCCACCAGGCCTCCTCCGGAGAGCTGTCACTCACTCAGGGTCTGCTCCCAGGTTCCCAGTTCTCCCAGGCTCATGGCAGTGACAGTTTCTGAGCCAAGACCGCACCtcactgtctgtgtctgtcttacCCCAACCCCAGCCATTCCAACAGTCCCTGCATCATTCCCAGCATTCCTGAGGGTCAGGTATAAGCTGGCCTGCCCTGCACTCTTCATGACTAGTGGTTGGGGGTGCAGCCCACGGAGCCGCCAGTTACCTGATGTCATCATCGGTCACCATGAAGGCTTTGCAGAGCGGCTGTGCAGTGTTCAGCCACACGCCAGGATTCTTCTCCACGGCTGCGGAGAGCTGGCCTGTAATGGGCAGGGTGCTGGTGTGCAGTGCACTGGCAATGGCGGAGAGCAGCGTCTCGTCTGTGCAGCCTGGGCCCACTCCTGTGGAAGAGTGACAGTGGGCAGGGTCACTGGATGGCAGAGGCTCCTCCTGGGGAGTTATGACATCACCCCACAAAGTCCAGCATGGTGGCACTAGCCTGTaagcccaggcagaggcaggaagggctccacagtgagagcctgtctcagaaaactgagaggGGTGGTACAGGAGATGCTGGTGGCCAGAGAGCAGGACCTCCTGGAGCCCAGAACCGcttcccaacacccacagcaGAAGGCTCGCATTGCCTGTCACTCCAGTTGTGGGGTGTTCATGCCCCTGTTCATTGGCACATGAATGCCTGTGGTACAGATAGACtcacagggggtgggggacaacGTGTACACACACCTTTCAAAAAAGAGaactgataaaaacaaaaacggaAAAAAAGAAGCCCCAGGCACGGGCATCCACCCACCTCATCCAAGTCCACAGGGCAGCCCTCCTCcatgcctgccccccccccacccccgctcaccCTGCAGGCCCTTGGGAAGGTCCATGGTTCTGACCAGCTCCTCAGCAATGTCAAAGGCACTCAAGCCACTCAGCTTCTTCTCCCAGAACAGCTTTAGGGTAGAGGGGCACGGTTACAGGAAGCTAAGGTGGGAACGACCGCCCTATGACCGCCCCCTACCTAGCACCAGGCCCCAGCAGACCTGGGGATGTTTACAGACGGGTCAGAAAACCAAAAGGAGTCTTGGCTTTTgttatgttgatttttaaaagggcaaggttaaaaaaaaccctacaattcGTGACCCCCCACAgagcctccctccccagcctcagaGGCTAAGTGCTGGGTCTCCGGTGAGGGCCAACAAGCTTGGGCCGCCATTTTCTTTCTAAGGAGTAAatactttacaaaaataaaaaataaaagcccagggGCATGCAGCTCGGGGGGCAAGGCACTTGCTTATCTCGTCCAAGGTACTGGTTTCTCCCACCCCCTAAAGGATGCCATGGACACTGCCTGGGGCTCACCTGCCTCGGCTGGTCCACTGCCTTTTGCGGGTCGCTCTTGACCTTGTTGCTGGGATGGTTGGTGATTTTCGTCACTGGTTGCTTGAAGATGGATGCAGTCTGCCGCACAGGCAGTGCAGTGTTCAGGTCAGGCTTGCCCTGGGGGGAGAAGACTCTGCAGCGGGCCGCTCCGACCGGGGTCCATGGAGGGTTGGAGGGGCCAGGGAGGCGGTTAGCCAGAGCCTGAATAGTGGCGGGTGGGCGATCAGGCGGGCAGATCTCCCACCCACCAAACCAGATACGCGCCATGCTACTGCCAGCAGAGGTACTGGCTCGATGGCGATGCGGGTTAACCCAAAGGGTCCGCCCCACCCCTGACGTCACCACCCTCACCTTGACCTGGTTGGAGGAGTCATAGCGCACGCGCTGGCGGCTTTTATTCATCTTGTTCATTAACATTTTTCCAGTGCGGAAATCGAAGGTGCTGAGGTCCATAGAGCCGCCCAGGTAACGTGCCAGCTGTGGCTTGCTGCGGAACTTCTTCCCGCTGGGGCTGCGGGCGGGAAGCTGGTCAGCCTGAGCAGGACCCCACCCCAACCACCGTGGAGGGGCGCGCTCCCCGTGCCCGTGTCTTAAGGAAAGTAAGAATAGCCCCAAGAAGCCAGGCCttaggctggggtgggggcgcaGTACATCTGGGAAGCCCAAAGTTGGGGGGGGCCTATGACATTGGGGCCTGCACCA
This genomic interval from Acomys russatus chromosome 31, mAcoRus1.1, whole genome shotgun sequence contains the following:
- the Mbd3 gene encoding methyl-CpG-binding domain protein 3 isoform X1 encodes the protein MERKRWECPALPQGWEREEVPRRSGLSAGHRDVFYYSPSGKKFRSKPQLARYLGGSMDLSTFDFRTGKMLMNKMNKSRQRVRYDSSNQVKGKPDLNTALPVRQTASIFKQPVTKITNHPSNKVKSDPQKAVDQPRQLFWEKKLSGLSAFDIAEELVRTMDLPKGLQGVGPGCTDETLLSAIASALHTSTLPITGQLSAAVEKNPGVWLNTAQPLCKAFMVTDDDIRKQEELVQQVRKRLEEALMADMLAHVEELARDGEAPLDKGCTEEEEEEEDDDEPEPERV
- the Mbd3 gene encoding methyl-CpG-binding domain protein 3 isoform X2, which encodes MERKSPSGKKFRSKPQLARYLGGSMDLSTFDFRTGKMLMNKMNKSRQRVRYDSSNQVKGKPDLNTALPVRQTASIFKQPVTKITNHPSNKVKSDPQKAVDQPRQLFWEKKLSGLSAFDIAEELVRTMDLPKGLQGVGPGCTDETLLSAIASALHTSTLPITGQLSAAVEKNPGVWLNTAQPLCKAFMVTDDDIRKQEELVQQVRKRLEEALMADMLAHVEELARDGEAPLDKGCTEEEEEEEDDDEPEPERV